The genomic stretch GAGTTTTGATTTTGCATCATTAAGATCTATTTTTGATTGTGAGGACTTCACTTTTTCTCCTCCATCTCCGCTGCCGCTTGAAGATGTGTTCACTTGCATATTTGAGCCACCACCCTCTTTTTTCTTCTGAGAACTGTTTCTTTGTTTTGCAATTTCACTTTTTTTCTTCTTGTCCTGCATTCCCGTACTCATCTCATAATTATCGGGGACACCCTTTATGTGCTGCAGATTTTCATCCGCTTCTTGAGTATATTCTAAACTTAAAGATTTTAATAACTCTACTCTCGCTCTAGTGAATTCCTTAAGGCGTATCAAACAGTTTGCTCTATTGTAAAACACAATTGCTTTAATATGGGGCGTGTTCGATTTTACAAGAGCAAACCTCTCCAGTGCATCTTCATAAGCACCCTCTTGATATAGCCTAACACCTTGATCGAATGCTAATTTGTTTGGATCTTTTAAAACATTTAAAACATCTGCCTGCATCTGAATACCAAAAAGAAGTAAAAATGCAATCACCCATTTTTTCAATGTTGTTGTTGCTATTAAAAATGTGAGAATTGCAAGTGCTATAAAATAGTAATAAAGCTCTTTATTTTGAATGATGTTGTTTTCCTGCATAAAACTTGCATCTCTTTGCTCTTCAAGTGCAGATTTAACCTCACTTAACTCTTTTGTATATACACCGCCTGTAGCATTTGAGAGACTCTCTATAGCACTGTTTTCACGGCTCACTACGATATCGCCGTTTTCATCTTTTAAAAATGTTCCTTGTTTAGTTTTGAGAGTACCGCCAAAGCTTGTTGCTGTCATGAAAATATTGACGATCAGATGGTTCTCTTTTGCAAATGCAATCTCCTCTGAAAAATCTTTGTTATCTGTACCGTCGCTGAAAATCACCAAAGATACTTTTTTACTGCTTGAAATTTTTCTTGCAAGTTTGAGTACCGGCAATACTGAACTTCCCTTGGTTAAGATGAGATTTTCATCTAATGAGCTAAAAAGATGTAGTAACAGTTCACTATCTTGTGTAAGCGGCGAAAGGATAATTGCATTTGTCGTAAATCCAAGGACACCAAAACGGCTCTTTTGCTCACTTTTTACAAGTTTTGCCAACTCCTCTTTTGCAAATCCTAATCTTGTCGGTAAAATATCATTGGACTGCATAGAGTATGAAAGATCCACGCCCAAAACAACATCACTTAAAAGCTCTTTTGACTTTATAGGCTCTTCCTCAATGATAGGACGAGCTAATGCGATAACGAGTAAAACAAAAGTTACAAGATATCCTACTACTCTTACT from Sulfurimonas sp. C5 encodes the following:
- a CDS encoding VWA domain-containing protein; this encodes MSFLNPEYFWLLLFIIVALLKKETLFSRVRVVGYLVTFVLLVIALARPIIEEEPIKSKELLSDVVLGVDLSYSMQSNDILPTRLGFAKEELAKLVKSEQKSRFGVLGFTTNAIILSPLTQDSELLLHLFSSLDENLILTKGSSVLPVLKLARKISSSKKVSLVIFSDGTDNKDFSEEIAFAKENHLIVNIFMTATSFGGTLKTKQGTFLKDENGDIVVSRENSAIESLSNATGGVYTKELSEVKSALEEQRDASFMQENNIIQNKELYYYFIALAILTFLIATTTLKKWVIAFLLLFGIQMQADVLNVLKDPNKLAFDQGVRLYQEGAYEDALERFALVKSNTPHIKAIVFYNRANCLIRLKEFTRARVELLKSLSLEYTQEADENLQHIKGVPDNYEMSTGMQDKKKKSEIAKQRNSSQKKKEGGGSNMQVNTSSSGSGDGGEKVKSSQSKIDLNDAKSKLSSKQYELINKRVVNEKKPW